The window ATCAGATGACGATATTCATCTTGGGTTAATAAATTTTTGAATTCAATTTCGATTTGTTCAGACATTTACGGGCTCCTTTGTCTTGTTTTTCTTAATTGTCGAATAAAAGCGGGAATTAGTCAACTAACAGAAGTCTGTTTTTTCATAGGCAAGAATAACTATTTTGTGTGGAATATGCTAAAATATAAACGATTGATGATTATTGGTTAGGTTAAGGAGTCGATAAATAATGGAAGATTGGCATGCATTTTTTGTTCCGTATGAACAAGCTATTTCTGAATTAAAGATTAAGTTAAAAGGGATTCGTAAACAGTTTCGCGAAAAAGGAGAGCATTCACCGATTGAATTTGTTACGGGACGGGTGAAACCAGAGCATAGTATCAAGACAAAATTGAAGCGACGTGGTATTAGTGAAGCGCGTTTAGAAAAGGATATGACTGATATAGCAGGGTTGCGTATTATGTGTCAATTTGTTGATGATATTTATCAAGTGGTAGAATTGATTAAGCAACGTAAAGATATGCGTGTAATTAATGAGCTGGATTATATAGCAAATAAGAAGGATAGTGGGTATCGTTCGTATCATTTAATTATTGAATACCCTGTGCAATCTATTGATGGGGAGAAAAAAATATACGCAGAAATTCAAATTAGAACCTTAGCAATGAATTTTTGGGCGACCATCGAGCATTCTTTAAATTATAAATATCAAGGTGATTTTCCTGTTGAAATAAAGCAACGATTAATTAACGCGGCAGAAGCGGCCTATTTATTAGATGAAGAAATGTCTGAAATTCGCGAAGAAATTCAAGAAGCTCAGCACTTATTTTCACATGGAAAAGGACAGGATTTAGAAGATATCGTGACACTATATGATGACATGGCTAAAAACATAGGAGGATAAGTGAATGCGAATAGCTGTTTTTGCGAGTGATACGGATCATTCCCAGTTAAAAAAGCGTGAGCTTGAAAAGTTGATTATAGAAAAAGGGTTAACGCTAGACAATCAGACCCCAGAAACAGTTATTACAATTGGTGGAGATGGGACCTTGTTATCTGCGTTTCATCGTTTTGTTCACCGATTGGATCGTATTCGTTTTATTGGAATTCATACGGGACATTTAGGATTTTATACGGATTGGCGTGACTTTGAATTGGAAGAGTTGGTTGACTCTTTATTAGAAATTGTTAGTCACAGTGTGAGTTATCCGTTATTAGAGATAAAGGTGACGTATTGTGATGATCAAGAACCAAAACATTTCTTGGCACTCAATGAATGCGTTATTCGTCGCGTAACTGGAACAATGAGGGCAGATGTCTATATAAAAGATGAGCTGTTTGAACAATTTCGTGGAGATGGCCTATCTGTTTCAACACCAACTGGTTCAACTGCCTATAATAAGAGTGTGGGAGGAGCAGTTCTCCATCCTAGTGTGAACGCCCTTCAACTAGCTGAAATAGCGTCGATTAATAACCGTGTGTATCGAACATTAGGCTCTCCCTTAGTCATCGGACAAGAAGAGTGGATAGCCATTGCGGTTAACGAGTTAGGGCAACATATGTTATCGATAGACCATTTAGTTATGGCTGAGGAAAATGTTGAAAAAATATCTTACCGTGTAGCCCAAGAACGTATTCATTTTGGTGGTTATCGTCACAATCATTTTTGGACACGTGTGAAAGATGCCTTCATTAAATAAAGAAAAAGGAAGTAGATTATGAAGTTTGAATGGACTTATGAACAAGAAAGTCCACTAATGTTACGAACATTTTTAAAGGACCAAGGAATTTCTAGAGGGTTATTAGCAAAAATTAAGTTTCAAGGTGGCGAAATCCGTGTTAATGATACAGTACAAAACGTCTTAGTCTATTTGACGGCTGGAGATCATATTTCTGTTAGAATTCCTGATGAAGGAGAACATGAGACACTGGTTCCTGAACATGAGCCACTAGATATTGTGTTTGAAGATGAACACTTTTTGGTAGTTAATAAACCAAGTGGCGTTGCCTCCATCCCTGCACAATATCATCCTAATGGTACAATGGCGCATCGTGTCAAAGGCTATTATGTTAGACAAGGTTATGTGAATCAAATTGTACATGTTGTGACGCGTTTAGATCGTGATACAACGGGTTTAATGTTGTTTGCTAAGCATGGCTATGCGCATGCTATGATGGATAAACAATTACAAGCACGTACTATTCATAAATATTACCAAGCCCTAGTGAGTAACATACATGCTAAACAATTGTCTGGAGATGGCGATATTTTGTTGCCAATTATGCGCGATGAGACAAGTATTATAAAGCGTAAAACAGGCCAAGAGGGATTATTTGCTCATACAGAGTATCACGTGTTGCAAGAGGATGAACGTTTTTCTTTAGTGATGATTCAATTACATACAGGTCGTACCCATCAAATTCGCGTTCATTTTTCAGCGATTGGTCATCCTTTATTAGGAGATGATATGTACGGCGGACGAATGGATGTTGGGATGGAAAGACAGGCGTTACATTGTGCTAAATTAGTGTTTAATCATCCGTTTACTAAAGAAAATATTGAATTAGAGCAAGCATTACCGAGGGATATGCAGCAGTTATTATGAGAAGAAGGAGGCAAATAAATGTCAGAAGAGATGAATGAAAATGTTACCCCATTTTTATTAGAAGAACTGATGAACGGTGATATGAAGACGTTCCGTGATATTTTCTTTGAATTACATACGTATGAACAAGGTGAGTTTTATCTCTCTTTAACAACCGAAGAACGTCAACAACTTTATCGTTATTTATCTCCAAAAGAATTAGCTGACTTATTCGACGGTATTGAAGAGGAACAAGAAGACGTTGAACAATTGCTAAAAGAAATGGATTCGGGTTACGCTGCCGATATGTTAGCGTATATGTTTACCGATAACGCAGTAGATACCTTGAATCAATTAGATAAAAAAGATGTCGCAATGTATTTGAGTATTATGGATCCTGAAAGTGCAAAAGAGATTAAAAATCTGTTGCATTACGAAGACGATACAGCCGGCTCAATTATGACCACAGAATACGTGGCCATTGCGGCTGATCAAACGATTAAATCGGCAATGAGTTACCTAAAAGAAGCTGCCGTAGACGCTGAAATTATTTATTATATTTTCGTTGTAGATGAAAATGGCTATTTAGTGGGTGTTATTTCGTTAAGAGATTTAATTGTTAATGACGATCAGTCGTTGATTCGTGATGTGATGAGTGAGCGTGTTATTTCAGTGAAAGTTGGCGACGATCAAGAGGATGTTGCGAATACCATGCGTGACTATGACTTTTTAGCAGTACCAGTTACTGATTATAAGAATCGTATGTTAGGGATTGTCACAGTCGATGATATTATTGATGTTATTGATGAAGAAGCAACGTCTGACTATTCTGGTTTAGCGGGGGTTGACGTTGATGAAGTGGCAGAAAATCCACTTCACGCCGCAACCAAACGTTTGCCATGGTTAATTACCTTACTTTTCTTAGGTATGTCTACAGCTACATTGATTGGGCATTATGAAGCGCTTGTAAGTGAGGCGAGTATTTTAGCCGTCTTTATTTCGCTTATTACCGGAACAGCCGGAAATGCCGGTACACAGTCTCTAGCCGTGGCTGTTCGCCGTTTAGCGGTCCAAGAAGATGATCGTAGTTTTTTGCGATTGATTATGTCGGAATTAATTACAGGTTTAATCACTGGTTTAGTAACCGGTATAACGATTATGCTGATCGTTGGGATTTGGAAACATAATTTTATGCTAGGATTTGTCATCGGGATGGCTATGTTATGCGCGATTACGGTGGCCAACTTGGCGGGTAGCTTGATTCCAATGTTAATGGATAAATTAGGCTTTGATCCAGCTGTTGCAAGTGGGCCATTTATTACGACGTTGAGTGATTTAACGAGTGTTCTGATTTATTTTAGTATCGCAAGCATGTTTATGGGCTATTTTATTGGATAAAAAACAAACAGTCGCAAGGTGTTAATCCGGCTCTTTGTCAAATTGGACTGATGAGTAATTTTAGCCAACCATGAAAATGGAGAAAACATTCTCTGATTTCATGGTTTTTTGTTATTTAATGATTAACTTCTATCAAACCTTCGGTTAAAAAGATTCTAATCCTCATATTGCTGAAAGATTTGAATCCATAAGAAACTCGTTTTAATGTTTTGATGTGTGTATTCTTTGCTTCAATCTTCCCATTTGAATAGGGATGTATTAAAGCATTGGTAATTCCTTCCTGATGACGTATCAGGTTTTGTACTTGTCCTTTAAACTCTTCATCTAATTCATCTGGTAAAGTATTCAATAATTCAAAGAATCGTTCATATTCTTTTCTTCTAAATGAATCTAATAAATCATGGAAGTAGCCATAGGCTAATTTTAGAGGTTCGGAAAAATCTAATAACCGATCAATCATCATCTGTTCGGTCAAATAAGGATACTTATTTGACCGAAAGCTCGGCCATCTTTTGTATTCAGAGATATTAATGTCTAATCTATTTTTAAGTAGGAAGCGCCAATTTTTCTTAAGTTTACTTGCTTCTACTTTATGTCCCGATGCCTTGAGTTTTTTCATTTCCCGTACTCTGAAACTATTAAAGGCTTCATTCAAATGTTTAACAATATGAAAACGATCAATGATTAATTCAGCATTTGGAAAGATATCCTTCACTAATTGGAAATAAGCTGCATTCATATCTGTCACAAGGTATTTGACTCTGAATCGTTCTTCATCTGGATAGCGATTAAAGTGAGGTATAAGATAATTTAATCTTCTGCTTTCCAATATTTCAACTAATTGTCCTGATTCACCATCAGCACAAATAAAACTCATAGAGTCTTCTATGGCTGTATGCGAACGGAATTCATCAACCATTAAAACCTCAGGCAACCAACGTTTTTTTGGACTAGGAAGGTAAGTTTCTAACGATTTTAATACCTGAATCACTTTACTTATTGAAACACTACATAATTTAGCAATTAGTTTTAGAGATATTCTTTCACCTAATAACTCAATAATTTTGCCTTCAATTATCCTTGAAACATTGTGACAAGGTTTAACTAAATCAATTTGAGCAGTCCAGTGCTTATTACAGTTGCGACAACGATAGCGTTGCTTAGATAGCTTCATAGAGACAATTCCTGTGTTCTCATGTGTTAATAGAATCTCTACTTCTTTAGAACCATTCTTAACAATAACGTACTTGCCGTCGCATTCTCTTGGAGAAGAGTCACAATTAGGGCAAGCTATCGTTTTAGGTTTATAGCTCGCTTTTATAATTTTCGCAGGCTTATTACGATAGGTTCCTTCGGAAACACTAGAAATTGTTAGATTAGAGTCTTCAATTCCATAAATTTTTTTGATATCATTAATCATAGCATATCGCTCCTTTTGTTTGTTTTGTGTGGTAACTTAATTTTAACAAAAGGCGATATGTTTTTTTAAGATTAAATACAAAAATAGGGCTGAAGAAGGAATAAACCTTCATCAGTCCTATTTATTATAGAGCCGTTAATCCTTGTGACTGTTTTTCTTTTTAATTTGTAAAGTCGCGATAATGAATAACGCGATGGTTGTAAAAATACCACCCGCAATAAAGTCCTTATTCAAGACGTACTCAATCGTAATCCTGATAAAACTAGCCAACACCATCCATAAAAATAAAGTGAGATAAGGATGTTTTTCTTAAATGCTTGATAGTTTTTTTCATAGTAGCGGCCTAAACAATCTTTGTACCGTGAACTTCTTTAACGCCTAACGTCTCAATGACTTCTTGTGCATTTTCAGCTGTAATCCCGCCGCCAGGTAAAATGATGATTCGGCCATCAGCATGTGCGATTAATGCTTGTAAATGTTCAAAGTTATCTTGAATCGGTGTGCCTGCTGGTCCACCATGCGTTAAAATACGTTCCACACCACGCTCGACTAACCAATCAATGGCGTTGAACTGTTCTTCTTTTGATAAGGCGTCAAAGGCCATGTGGAATGTTACTTGTAGCCCTTCAGTATGAGCCAATAATTGGTCCATTGCTTCAATATCGATTTCTGATTGGTCTTCGGTTAAGCAGCCAATCACAACACCGTCAGCTCCAACTTTTTTTGCTTCTAAAATATCAATTTCCATCATTTTTAGTTCCGTATCATTATAGAAAAAATCTCCGCCACGTGGACGAATAATCGTCATGACTGGAATATCTAGTTCATGACAGTAACTAATTGTTTCAGTTAAGACACCTAAGCTCACGGAAGTGCCACCAACCGTTAAGTTATCGCACAACTCAATGCGACGTGCACCATGTTGAATAGCTTGAGGGATAGTTGTAAAATTTTCAGCACAAAATTCTTTAATAATCATAAGAAACCTCCAGTTTTTAGTTATTATTATAGTAACATAAATGTGTACTGAATACATTTATGTTATGATAGAGCAAGGTTATTAGATGTTTATAAAAGTGAGGAAAAGCCATGTTACAGAAAAAAATTGATCGCTCAGCTAGTTGGATTGCAAATAATCCCAACCGACTAGCTTGCCCAAAATGCCATAATGCCTTTGAAATTGAAGGACATAGTATACGCTGTGTACAAGGTCATGTTTATAATTTATCCAAAAAAGGCTCACTGTATTTCTTGAATAAAAAAATTGATAGTGAGTATACAAAAGAGATGCTGAGTCATCGTCAACAGATGATTCAAACGGCCATGTATGCGCCAATGTTGGAGGCAATTGCTAAACACTTAACGAACGTGGATGGTCTGTTAGATGTTGGCTGTGGTGAGGGGAGCTTTTTACAAAAATTAGCGACTCAAGTTGCCTCGTCGATAAACATTGGGTTTGATATTTCAAAAGAAGGTATCGAATTAGCCACAAGTCAAGAAATTGAAGCATTATGGTTAGTAGCTGATTTAACAAATTTACCAATACAAGATCAAAGCATGAGTCATATTTTGAATATTTTTTCTCCTAGTCATTATCATGAATTTAAACGTGTCTTAAAACCAAATGGTAAACTAATCAAAATTATTCCAGGGCCCTATTATTTAAAAGAACTAAGAGAACGCGTCTTAGGTGGGACGTCTAAAGAAACGTATTCTAATGAAAAAGTTTATAAACGTTTTAAAGAAGAGTTAACATTGATTTCAGAAGAAAAAATAACTTATGAATTTGAAATAC is drawn from Vagococcus xieshaowenii and contains these coding sequences:
- a CDS encoding ISL3 family transposase gives rise to the protein MINDIKKIYGIEDSNLTISSVSEGTYRNKPAKIIKASYKPKTIACPNCDSSPRECDGKYVIVKNGSKEVEILLTHENTGIVSMKLSKQRYRCRNCNKHWTAQIDLVKPCHNVSRIIEGKIIELLGERISLKLIAKLCSVSISKVIQVLKSLETYLPSPKKRWLPEVLMVDEFRSHTAIEDSMSFICADGESGQLVEILESRRLNYLIPHFNRYPDEERFRVKYLVTDMNAAYFQLVKDIFPNAELIIDRFHIVKHLNEAFNSFRVREMKKLKASGHKVEASKLKKNWRFLLKNRLDINISEYKRWPSFRSNKYPYLTEQMMIDRLLDFSEPLKLAYGYFHDLLDSFRRKEYERFFELLNTLPDELDEEFKGQVQNLIRHQEGITNALIHPYSNGKIEAKNTHIKTLKRVSYGFKSFSNMRIRIFLTEGLIEVNH
- a CDS encoding copper homeostasis protein CutC; translation: MIKEFCAENFTTIPQAIQHGARRIELCDNLTVGGTSVSLGVLTETISYCHELDIPVMTIIRPRGGDFFYNDTELKMMEIDILEAKKVGADGVVIGCLTEDQSEIDIEAMDQLLAHTEGLQVTFHMAFDALSKEEQFNAIDWLVERGVERILTHGGPAGTPIQDNFEHLQALIAHADGRIIILPGGGITAENAQEVIETLGVKEVHGTKIV
- a CDS encoding methyltransferase domain-containing protein, whose translation is MLQKKIDRSASWIANNPNRLACPKCHNAFEIEGHSIRCVQGHVYNLSKKGSLYFLNKKIDSEYTKEMLSHRQQMIQTAMYAPMLEAIAKHLTNVDGLLDVGCGEGSFLQKLATQVASSINIGFDISKEGIELATSQEIEALWLVADLTNLPIQDQSMSHILNIFSPSHYHEFKRVLKPNGKLIKIIPGPYYLKELRERVLGGTSKETYSNEKVYKRFKEELTLISEEKITYEFEIPENHYVDFLYMSPLHWQASEEKREEIKKHPIKTITIDVHVLVGDFS
- a CDS encoding GTP pyrophosphokinase, giving the protein MMEDWHAFFVPYEQAISELKIKLKGIRKQFREKGEHSPIEFVTGRVKPEHSIKTKLKRRGISEARLEKDMTDIAGLRIMCQFVDDIYQVVELIKQRKDMRVINELDYIANKKDSGYRSYHLIIEYPVQSIDGEKKIYAEIQIRTLAMNFWATIEHSLNYKYQGDFPVEIKQRLINAAEAAYLLDEEMSEIREEIQEAQHLFSHGKGQDLEDIVTLYDDMAKNIGG
- a CDS encoding RluA family pseudouridine synthase; its protein translation is MKFEWTYEQESPLMLRTFLKDQGISRGLLAKIKFQGGEIRVNDTVQNVLVYLTAGDHISVRIPDEGEHETLVPEHEPLDIVFEDEHFLVVNKPSGVASIPAQYHPNGTMAHRVKGYYVRQGYVNQIVHVVTRLDRDTTGLMLFAKHGYAHAMMDKQLQARTIHKYYQALVSNIHAKQLSGDGDILLPIMRDETSIIKRKTGQEGLFAHTEYHVLQEDERFSLVMIQLHTGRTHQIRVHFSAIGHPLLGDDMYGGRMDVGMERQALHCAKLVFNHPFTKENIELEQALPRDMQQLL
- the mgtE gene encoding magnesium transporter → MNENVTPFLLEELMNGDMKTFRDIFFELHTYEQGEFYLSLTTEERQQLYRYLSPKELADLFDGIEEEQEDVEQLLKEMDSGYAADMLAYMFTDNAVDTLNQLDKKDVAMYLSIMDPESAKEIKNLLHYEDDTAGSIMTTEYVAIAADQTIKSAMSYLKEAAVDAEIIYYIFVVDENGYLVGVISLRDLIVNDDQSLIRDVMSERVISVKVGDDQEDVANTMRDYDFLAVPVTDYKNRMLGIVTVDDIIDVIDEEATSDYSGLAGVDVDEVAENPLHAATKRLPWLITLLFLGMSTATLIGHYEALVSEASILAVFISLITGTAGNAGTQSLAVAVRRLAVQEDDRSFLRLIMSELITGLITGLVTGITIMLIVGIWKHNFMLGFVIGMAMLCAITVANLAGSLIPMLMDKLGFDPAVASGPFITTLSDLTSVLIYFSIASMFMGYFIG
- a CDS encoding NAD kinase codes for the protein MRIAVFASDTDHSQLKKRELEKLIIEKGLTLDNQTPETVITIGGDGTLLSAFHRFVHRLDRIRFIGIHTGHLGFYTDWRDFELEELVDSLLEIVSHSVSYPLLEIKVTYCDDQEPKHFLALNECVIRRVTGTMRADVYIKDELFEQFRGDGLSVSTPTGSTAYNKSVGGAVLHPSVNALQLAEIASINNRVYRTLGSPLVIGQEEWIAIAVNELGQHMLSIDHLVMAEENVEKISYRVAQERIHFGGYRHNHFWTRVKDAFIK